One part of the Raphanus sativus cultivar WK10039 chromosome 7, ASM80110v3, whole genome shotgun sequence genome encodes these proteins:
- the LOC108814729 gene encoding RING-H2 finger protein ATL46, with the protein MSSWVRFAIEQKDGTFAYPPPPPPPSSSGNRISPAVLFVIVILAVLFFISGLLHLLVRFLTKHPSRSNRYPQISTTDALQRQLQQLFHLNDSGLDQAFIDALPVFHYKEMVGASKEPFDCAVCLCEFTEKDKLRLLPTCSHAFHLNCIDTWLQSNSTCPLCRATLFSPGFSMENPMFDFDDIRDDEAEKAMEIQEVVVEKGVLPVRLGKFKRLDNVGGVVAGGGETSSSNLDARRCFSMGSYQYILANSELKLPFCKDRQRLLKPQDKESQEQIGDSSSSLSSDEKKISTSVVAKGESFSVSKIWLWPKKDNFSSDAQRRLPSSSLNVDDLPKLPWLEDHKKLENNES; encoded by the coding sequence ATGTCTTCTTGGGTTCGATTCGCAATTGAGCAAAAAGACGGTACCTTTGCGTACCCGCCGCCTCCGCCGCCACCGTCTTCTTCCGGTAACAGAATCAGCCCGGCGGTTCTATTCGTGATTGTGATTCTAGCtgtcttgttcttcatctctgGCCTTCTTCATTTGCTCGTTAGGTTTCTCACCAAGCATCCTTCGAGGTCTAATAGATACCCCCAGATCTCAACTACTGATGCTCTCCAAAGACAGCTTCAACAGCTGTTCCATCTTAACGACTCTGGTCTTGACCAAGCTTTCATCGACGCTTTGCCTGTTTTCCACTACAAAGAAATGGTCGGTGCCTCCAAGGAGCCGTTTGATTGTGCGGTTTGTCTCTGTGAGTTTACTGAGAAAGATAAGCTGAGGCTGTTGCCGACGTGTAGCCACGCTTTTCATCTTAACTGTATTGACACTTGGCTTCAGTCTAACTCTACTTGTCCTCTTTGTCGTGCCACTCTCTTCTCCCCTGGTTTCTCCATGGAGAATCCCATGTTTGACTTCGATGATATAAGAGACGACGAAGCCGAGAAAGCTATGGAGATTCAAGAAGTCGTTGTGGAGAAAGGGGTTTTACCGGTGAGGTTAGGGAAGTTCAAGAGGCTTGACAATGTTGGTGGTGTTGTTGCTGGTGGAGGTGAGACTAGTAGTAGTAATCTAGATGCGAGGAGATGTTTCTCAATGGGTTCTTATCAGTATATACTCGCTAACTCTGAGCTTAAACTCCCCTTTTGCAAAGATAGGCAACGGCTTTTGAAACCTCAAGACAAAGAATCTCAGGAGCAGATTGGGGAttcttcatcatcattatcatcagATGAGAAGAAGATCAGTACTAGTGTTGTGGCTAAAGGAGAGAGCTTTTCAGTTTCAAAGATTTGGTTGTGGCCTAAGAAAGATAACTTCTCTTCAGATGCTCAGAGAAGGTTGCCTTCTTCTTCCCTTAACGTTGATGATCTTCCAAAACTTCCATGGTTGGAAGATCATAAGAAGCTGGAGAACAATGAAAGTTAG
- the LOC108815681 gene encoding WAT1-related protein At5g40240-like — MRRSGEEKVAWRYFSRDVVPFTAMITVECATVGSNTLFKAATLRGLSFYVFVFYSYLVSTLLLLPLSFIFGRSKRLPPSKYPLFFKIFLVGLLGLISQIAGCKGIEYSSPTLSSAISNLTPAFTFTLAVIFRMEQVRLMSSETQAKILGAILSISGALVIVLYKGPKVLAAASFTLPSPPTISLRHQQMTSFESSWIIGGLLLASQYFIISVIYILQTWIMEAYPEKIRVVFFYNLIATLMSAPVCFFAESNLTSWVLKPDISLAAIVYSGVFVSLFSALTHTWGLHLKGPVYVSLFRPLSIAIAVAMGAIFLGDALHLGSVIGSVILCFGFYTVIWGKARENSTNAVAGCEHSPLLLTHVAEDEHLLVRYDLCK, encoded by the exons atGAGGCGATCTGGAGAAGAGAAAGTGGCGTGGAGGTACTTCAGCAGAGATGTTGTTCCGTTTACTGCGATGATTACAGTGGAGTGTGCCACTGTTGGGTCCAACACTCTGTTCAAGGCTGCCACTTTGAGAGGATTGAGCTTCTACGTCTTTGTCTTTTACTCGTATCTTGTttcaacacttcttcttcttccattatCCTTCATCTTTGGAAG GTCAAAAAGATTGCCTCCATCCAAGTATCCTCTCTTCTTCAAGATTTTCTTAGTTGGGCTTCTCGG TTTAATATCGCAGATAGCTGGTTGTAAAGGAATAGAATATAGTTCTCCTACTCTGTCCTCTGCTATCAGCAACCTCACACCAGCTTTCACATTCACCCTCGCCGTTATCTTCAG GATGGAACAAGTGAGGTTAATGAGCTCTGAGACTCAGGCTAAGATCCTTGGTGCAATACTATCTATATCTGGTGCTCTGGTAATTGTGCTCTATAAAGGCCCAAAGGTTCTTGCTGCTGCATCTTTTACACTTCCATCACCTCCTACCATTTCACTTCGCCACCAGCAGATGACTTCATTCGAGTCAAGCTGGATTATCGGAGGACTTTTGCTTGCTTCacagtattttattatatcagtCATATATATTCTTCAG ACGTGGATCATGGAAGCATACCCTGAAAAAATAAGAGTAGTCTTCTTCTACAACTTAATTGCAACGCTAATGTCAGCACCAGTGTGTTTCTTTGCGGAAAGCAATTTGACTTCTTGGGTGCTTAAACCAGATATTTCCCTGGCTGCAATCGTATACTCG GGAGTTTTTGTTTCATTGTTCAGCGCACTTACCCACACATGGGGTCTGCATCTGAAAGGTCCGGTCTATGTATCTTTGTTTAGGCCATTGTCTATTGCTATTGCAGTTGCCATGGGTGCTATATTCCTAGGCGATGCACTTCACCTTGGGAG TGTCATCGGATCAGTGATTTTGTGCTTCGGATTCTACACTGTGATTTGGGGCAAAGCAAGAGAGAATTCAACCAATGCTGTTGCTGGCTGTGAGCATTCACCTCTGCTACTTACACATGTCGCTGAAGACGAGCACTTGTTAGTAAGATATGATTTATGCAAGTGA